The Henckelia pumila isolate YLH828 chromosome 2, ASM3356847v2, whole genome shotgun sequence genome includes a window with the following:
- the LOC140880041 gene encoding transcription factor MYB16-like gives MGRSPCCDKIGLKKGPWIPEEDQKLLAYIQEHGHGSWRALPAKAGLERCGKSCRLRWTNYLRPDIKRGKFTLQEEQTIIQLHALLGNRWSAIATHLAKRTDNEIKNYWNTHLKKRLAKMGIDPITHKPKNDALLSGDGNSKSSANLSHMAQWESARLEAEARLARQSRLRSTHPNSFQNPELALSSSPLNNHVGPARFLDLAKASNGGGVWEKTSGANAGGTVASVTELGGDSESPTSTLHSGAGIGESAAALIGNSSESCDGGIAEEENEGEWKGFGNSITFLPEINGFPSMAESAWGSESLSGNYSSEHVPCENFVDTFTDLLLSTCTDGRQISDDGGESGSGGAKGGDYFEDNNKNYWNSILNLVDSSSNSPL, from the exons ATGGGTCGATCCCCATGTTGCGATAAAATCGGATTGAAGAAAGGTCCATGGATACCAGAAGAAGATCAGAAACTTCTGGCTTATATCCAAGAACACGGCCATGGAAGCTGGCGCGCCTTGCCGGCCAAAGCTG GGCTGGAGAGATGTGGGAAAAGCTGCAGATTAAGGTGGACTAATTACTTGAGGCCTGATATCAAACGAGGGAAGTTCACTTTACAAGAAGAACAGACCATCATTCAGCTCCATGCTCTCTTGGGGAACAG GTGGTCAGCGATTGCCACTCATTTGGCTAAAAGAACAGACAACGAGATAAAGAATTATTGGAACACACATCTTAAGAAGCGTTTGGCCAAAATGGGTATTGACCCGATTACTCACAAGCCAAAGAACGACGCCCTTCTCTCCGGCGACGGGAATTCGAAGAGCTCGGCTAATCTAAGCCATATGGCTCAGTGGGAGAGCGCTCGGCTCGAAGCTGAAGCCCGATTAGCCAGGCAATCCAGGCTTCGTTCGACTCATCCTAATTCATTTCAG AACCCGGAATTGGCTCTCAGTTCTAGCCCGCTCAACAATCACGTAGGCCCGGCCCGGTTTCTCGATTTGGCGAAAGCGTCGAACGGCGGCGGTGTTTGGGAGAAAACTAGCGGAGCCAATGCTGGTGGAACAGTTGCTTCAGTAACCGAACTCGGCGGCGATTCGGAATCTCCAACCTCCACACTCCACTCCGGCGCGGGAATTGGAGAGAGCGCCGCCGCTTTAATCGGGAATTCATCCGAATCGTGCGACGGCGGAATCGCGGAAGAGGAAAACGAAGGTGAATGGAAAGGATTCGGGAACTCAATTACGTTCCTGCCGGAGATAAACGGATTTCCTTCTATGGCGGAGAGCGCGTGGGGATCGGAATCTCTGAGCGGGAATTATTCTTCGGAGCATGTTCCTTGTGAGAATTTCGTCGATACGTTTACGGATCTTTTGCTCAGCACTTGTACAGACGGCCGGCAGATTTCCGACGACGGCGGAGAGTCCGGTAGTGGCGGCGCTAAAGGTGGTGATTATTTCGAAGATAATAACAAGAATTATTGGAATAGCATTCTTAATTTAGTggattcttcgtccaactcgCCGCTTTAA